The following proteins come from a genomic window of Proteiniphilum propionicum:
- a CDS encoding type IV toxin-antitoxin system AbiEi family antitoxin domain-containing protein: MYIVSPQVSKKLISTELIANHLYGPSYVSMESALRFYGLIPERVFNTVSMTLKRSRSFKNQFGLFSYISCPANYYPIGISPVVQDDYAFLISSPEKALCDQIAYTPKLQLRSIKLLQTYLEENIRFDMDFSLVAPLLIYDALFCITGFICKENARYGVP; the protein is encoded by the coding sequence ATGTATATTGTTTCTCCTCAAGTCTCAAAAAAACTCATATCTACTGAGCTGATTGCCAACCATCTCTATGGCCCTTCGTATGTATCAATGGAAAGTGCGTTACGGTTTTATGGATTAATACCCGAAAGAGTATTTAATACGGTCTCGATGACCTTAAAGAGAAGCCGGAGTTTTAAAAACCAATTCGGTCTGTTTAGTTACATATCATGTCCTGCGAATTATTACCCTATTGGAATTTCGCCAGTCGTTCAAGATGATTACGCTTTTCTGATTTCCTCGCCCGAAAAGGCGTTATGCGACCAAATTGCTTATACCCCAAAACTGCAACTTCGTTCCATAAAATTGCTTCAAACTTATTTAGAAGAGAATATCCGGTTTGATATGGATTTTTCCCTTGTTGCTCCCTTACTCATTTATGACGCGTTGTTTTGTATTACCGGATTTATATGCAAGGAAAATGCACGCTATGGTGTTCCGTAA
- a CDS encoding mannose-1-phosphate guanylyltransferase, which yields MRNNHNYCVIMSGGVGSRFWPFSKEGKPKQFLDFFGTGRSLLQTTFDRFKKIVPAENIFVVTNDAYAEMTKKQLPELKENQILLEPIRRNTAPAIAYASFRIRSVDPEANIIVAPSDHLIMKEDEFVADMKNGLNFVAENPYLLTLGITPSRPETGYGYIQVNEKEMGGIHKVKAFTEKPNFEIAKKFVDSGEFVWNSGIFLWNVNTILDAFGKYLPDIIQKFSEGRELFNTPAEKEFIDASFPFCPNISIDYGVLEKADNVYVNISNFGWSDLGTWGALHDISARDENNNANLHCKTFYIESTGNIVAMSEDKLVVIQGLDDYIVAESDNVLLICKKSEEQRIKHFVTDVKFRYGDKYI from the coding sequence ATGAGAAACAATCATAATTATTGTGTTATTATGAGCGGTGGAGTGGGTAGCCGCTTTTGGCCTTTTAGCAAGGAAGGTAAACCCAAACAATTTCTTGATTTTTTTGGAACAGGCAGATCTCTGCTGCAAACCACTTTCGACAGGTTTAAAAAGATTGTTCCAGCTGAGAATATTTTTGTCGTTACAAATGATGCATATGCAGAGATGACAAAAAAACAACTCCCGGAGTTGAAAGAGAATCAAATTCTGCTGGAGCCTATAAGACGAAATACTGCACCTGCTATTGCCTACGCTTCATTCAGGATCAGGTCGGTGGATCCTGAAGCAAATATAATTGTAGCACCATCAGATCATCTGATAATGAAGGAGGATGAGTTTGTAGCTGATATGAAAAACGGCCTTAATTTTGTGGCTGAAAATCCATATCTGCTGACACTGGGTATAACACCTAGCCGTCCTGAAACAGGTTATGGTTATATTCAGGTTAATGAGAAAGAGATGGGTGGCATACACAAAGTGAAAGCGTTTACCGAAAAACCAAATTTTGAAATTGCTAAGAAGTTTGTCGACAGTGGAGAATTTGTATGGAACTCGGGCATATTTCTCTGGAATGTGAACACTATTTTAGATGCATTTGGTAAATACCTTCCTGATATAATTCAGAAATTCAGTGAAGGCAGAGAGCTGTTTAATACACCTGCAGAAAAAGAGTTTATTGATGCCAGTTTCCCCTTCTGCCCCAATATTTCAATCGATTACGGAGTCCTGGAAAAAGCAGACAACGTGTATGTAAACATCTCCAATTTTGGATGGAGTGATCTGGGTACGTGGGGGGCGTTACACGATATATCTGCCCGCGACGAGAACAATAATGCCAACCTGCATTGTAAAACGTTTTATATAGAAAGTACCGGTAACATTGTTGCTATGAGTGAGGATAAACTGGTAGTGATACAGGGACTTGACGATTATATAGTGGCTGAGTCGGATAATGTGCTGCTTATATGCAAAAAAAGCGAAGAGCAGCGCATCAAACATTTCGTGACAGATGTGAAATTCCGTTACGGAGACAAATATATTTAA
- a CDS encoding acyltransferase family protein, with protein sequence MESNQTNHVPTGMGKEQERILSIDFFRGLVMFILVSGIATLFHQMTEQGQGGAFIAWLDKHSNHGNWFEIYFWDLIQPFFMFIVGVSMPFSLSKRLARGDSWKRSFIHALKRSFWLLLLGFMLGAKDDTYYLTNILPQLAFVYVFAFLLLQKDVKWQLVVSFALILVSDLLYQLWSIKGYNMPYTPDHNFGAWLDSVTVGHLHPDHWVTFNAVPTCAHILWGVCIGKLLMTDWPRKKKLWIMLSTGVAGIMGGYLLGLCIPMIERISTGSFVIFSGGWCLLAMGLSYLFVDILRFRKVATFFAIVGMNPIFIYLFSSLGGKSLLTRMARPFTYRLFGWGGDMVINMVTIAVVAFMVWGICYYMYKRNIFIKL encoded by the coding sequence ATGGAATCGAATCAAACAAACCATGTGCCTACCGGCATGGGCAAGGAACAGGAAAGAATCCTTTCCATAGACTTCTTTAGGGGATTGGTGATGTTTATCCTTGTATCGGGGATAGCGACCCTGTTTCACCAAATGACGGAACAGGGGCAGGGAGGTGCGTTTATTGCCTGGCTCGACAAGCACTCCAATCACGGCAACTGGTTCGAGATCTATTTCTGGGACCTGATACAGCCTTTTTTTATGTTTATCGTCGGTGTCTCCATGCCTTTCTCTCTTTCCAAAAGGCTTGCACGGGGCGATAGCTGGAAGCGGTCGTTCATCCATGCCCTGAAGCGTTCCTTCTGGCTGCTGCTGCTCGGTTTTATGCTGGGAGCAAAAGACGATACCTATTACCTGACCAATATCCTTCCCCAACTGGCGTTTGTGTATGTGTTTGCCTTTCTGTTGTTGCAAAAGGATGTGAAATGGCAACTGGTGGTTTCCTTTGCGCTGATACTGGTCTCCGACCTGCTTTACCAGCTTTGGTCGATAAAAGGATACAATATGCCCTACACGCCCGACCACAATTTCGGCGCATGGTTAGATTCAGTCACAGTGGGTCATCTGCATCCCGACCATTGGGTCACATTCAATGCGGTGCCTACTTGCGCCCATATCCTCTGGGGCGTCTGCATAGGAAAATTATTAATGACTGATTGGCCCCGAAAGAAAAAACTATGGATCATGCTTTCAACCGGGGTCGCCGGGATCATGGGAGGGTATCTGCTGGGGTTATGTATCCCCATGATAGAGCGTATCAGCACCGGCTCTTTTGTCATTTTCAGCGGCGGTTGGTGCTTGCTGGCGATGGGATTGTCCTATCTCTTTGTGGATATACTCCGCTTCAGAAAGGTAGCCACGTTCTTTGCCATCGTGGGTATGAACCCTATTTTTATTTACCTTTTCAGCAGCCTCGGCGGAAAGAGTCTGCTTACCCGGATGGCCCGTCCGTTCACGTACCGTCTTTTTGGCTGGGGAGGCGATATGGTGATCAACATGGTGACGATTGCGGTGGTGGCGTTTATGGTCTGGGGCATCTGCTATTATATGTATAAACGGAATATTTTCATTAAATTGTAA
- a CDS encoding DUF4861 family protein, whose product MVQNLLNKNRLRLGMAFLWMISICCLHTTTVHAQDTEKMAKQNAFEQIFGDAVRLDPAMVEKVKNDTPGKRHYVDRDGDGKPEEVWFIDIEPRHTEAKKPILVKVIDENGNLEMGKEPEKYGDLWIADWHADGLVDAVISYRDFDGDGDLDVMEWFTYGKKGWRVPFDGLRVLVSTDDGDDNLLDYDMDYVYYQIPCQNHSHFGGNESFVAYYLNPEQDKWIPHFENPFLFYDFDNDGISEEVIRVEGKEELVKSLRWSFNVNPIAGKQRDFDVSVSACAKGWTQEKDRESDFIMYLPEEQTEHFMIRGIPTGPVLKRSTARNYLQTVTWERVLMTWNENNLNIAFNDPKDTIERWEGVINAASTDSGYYMPRIGAPDCGPYNKRYELVLKPSGPNEFYFNPADHRVHIKNSNRSWIKVDYDFDTKTDMAYLWVDTDKDGIMDRVDIDTDGDGITDDSFPIDVSDVKPVGWTFKELNETLAPIFKTEPEHTYNLVMALTTALRSTKEEMEEDAVWDLLANRMQGKNIPDDIARRLINSDQSILYYLTLVQDRQIDRLKKSGYKNNSFWRKFNAARSKGDTQAMVKTVAKHFKTGRPEEDYHAWTARLRREEDRPRVAWNNQWLPPNWGWESEKAAFRFYLGHFDLFGKRQWIDTLIMPKIAEGKSYHIDQNGWGMDILHVGKTAGCGGVILYVNGVPYPVRNETGKGAPIFSGRLVEETHHRVILEFVAEGVGPENAPYTVRLRPSIGAGDLYSSVVATVDGGAPGDKIELGIGLVRLPDETFFSDKDAGIIGSWGFQDPEIGWIGMGIMFPPERFLRFDNQPEEHRVVLDCKRGKPITYNIQGDWLRGHQFQCCPSAQDWFDVLKH is encoded by the coding sequence ATGGTACAAAATTTATTGAACAAAAATCGGTTGCGGCTCGGTATGGCTTTTCTTTGGATGATTTCCATTTGCTGCCTTCACACCACAACCGTACATGCACAGGACACGGAAAAGATGGCGAAGCAAAACGCTTTTGAGCAGATTTTCGGCGATGCCGTCAGACTGGATCCTGCTATGGTTGAAAAAGTAAAAAATGATACCCCGGGTAAGCGCCACTATGTGGACAGGGACGGTGACGGCAAGCCGGAGGAGGTGTGGTTTATCGATATCGAACCGCGCCATACGGAAGCAAAAAAACCGATACTGGTCAAAGTGATTGACGAGAATGGTAATCTGGAGATGGGCAAGGAGCCCGAAAAGTATGGAGATCTCTGGATCGCCGACTGGCATGCCGACGGATTGGTCGATGCCGTGATCAGCTATCGCGATTTCGACGGAGACGGGGATCTCGACGTGATGGAATGGTTCACTTACGGTAAGAAAGGCTGGCGGGTTCCTTTTGATGGATTGCGGGTGCTTGTCTCAACCGACGATGGGGACGATAACCTGTTGGATTACGATATGGATTATGTCTATTATCAGATTCCTTGCCAGAACCACTCACATTTTGGAGGAAATGAAAGTTTTGTCGCTTATTACCTGAATCCTGAACAAGACAAATGGATCCCTCATTTTGAGAACCCGTTCCTTTTTTACGATTTCGATAACGACGGCATCAGTGAAGAGGTAATTCGCGTAGAAGGAAAAGAAGAGTTGGTGAAGTCACTCCGGTGGAGCTTTAATGTGAACCCGATAGCGGGAAAGCAAAGAGATTTCGATGTGTCCGTTTCGGCATGTGCAAAAGGATGGACACAAGAGAAGGATCGGGAGAGCGATTTCATCATGTATTTACCGGAAGAGCAAACGGAACATTTTATGATCCGGGGTATCCCTACCGGTCCGGTGTTGAAACGCTCTACTGCACGCAATTACTTGCAAACAGTTACTTGGGAACGTGTGTTGATGACCTGGAATGAGAATAACCTGAATATCGCATTCAATGATCCGAAAGATACCATTGAACGCTGGGAAGGAGTGATCAATGCCGCATCCACCGATTCAGGATACTATATGCCGCGAATCGGCGCTCCGGATTGCGGACCTTATAACAAACGCTATGAACTGGTGCTTAAGCCCTCTGGACCCAACGAGTTTTATTTCAATCCCGCCGACCATCGCGTCCATATTAAAAACAGCAACAGGAGCTGGATCAAGGTGGATTACGACTTCGACACAAAAACAGACATGGCGTACCTCTGGGTGGATACAGACAAGGACGGCATCATGGACAGGGTGGATATTGACACGGATGGCGACGGCATAACGGATGACTCCTTCCCCATAGATGTGTCGGACGTAAAACCGGTGGGCTGGACATTCAAGGAGTTAAACGAGACATTGGCGCCCATTTTTAAAACCGAACCGGAACATACATACAATCTGGTAATGGCTCTTACTACAGCACTCCGATCCACGAAGGAGGAAATGGAAGAAGACGCGGTGTGGGATTTGCTTGCAAATCGCATGCAGGGTAAAAATATTCCGGACGATATTGCACGTCGCCTTATCAACAGCGACCAATCCATATTGTACTACCTTACGCTGGTGCAGGACCGGCAGATCGACCGGCTGAAAAAATCGGGATACAAAAACAATTCCTTCTGGAGAAAATTCAACGCAGCCCGCAGTAAAGGCGACACACAAGCTATGGTCAAAACCGTCGCGAAACATTTCAAAACGGGCAGACCGGAAGAAGATTATCATGCATGGACGGCACGGTTGCGCAGGGAAGAGGACAGGCCGCGCGTGGCCTGGAACAACCAATGGCTTCCTCCCAACTGGGGATGGGAATCGGAAAAAGCGGCCTTCCGCTTTTACTTGGGTCATTTCGACCTCTTCGGTAAACGGCAGTGGATTGACACGCTGATCATGCCAAAAATAGCCGAGGGCAAGAGTTACCATATCGACCAGAACGGTTGGGGAATGGATATCCTGCACGTGGGGAAAACGGCGGGATGCGGAGGGGTCATCCTCTATGTGAATGGCGTGCCCTATCCGGTCCGCAACGAAACGGGCAAGGGAGCCCCCATTTTTAGCGGCCGGTTGGTGGAGGAAACACACCATAGGGTCATCCTTGAATTCGTGGCGGAAGGGGTCGGCCCTGAAAACGCCCCCTACACAGTACGGCTGCGTCCTTCAATCGGCGCCGGGGATCTTTATTCATCGGTGGTAGCGACGGTGGATGGCGGCGCTCCAGGCGATAAAATCGAATTGGGCATAGGTTTGGTTAGGTTACCGGACGAGACGTTCTTTTCCGACAAAGATGCCGGCATTATCGGTTCGTGGGGATTCCAGGATCCGGAGATCGGCTGGATAGGCATGGGAATCATGTTTCCACCGGAACGGTTCCTGCGTTTCGATAACCAACCGGAGGAACACCGGGTAGTACTGGATTGTAAACGTGGAAAACCAATAACTTATAACATTCAGGGTGACTGGTTGCGCGGGCATCAATTTCAATGTTGCCCTTCGGCACAGGATTGGTTTGATGTATTAAAACATTAA
- a CDS encoding beta-N-acetylhexosaminidase — protein MINNKYQICSVVNNRIIAFLFFLSLSFVIGNAQGIIPFPNHYEQREGVSIVPQVITVSAESGEFSSLIPGFVETLENFSLQAKKTGKKGWIQLVRNAVCHNPEEYRLIVSPTGIIIEAGCANGCFYGLQSAFQLINSAGAVGSIPCAVIRDNPRYGWRGLMLDESRHFMGKAEVKKLLDLMALHKLNKFHWHLTDSQGWRIEIKQYPLLTSVGAIGNLTDPDAPAQYYTQAEIAEIVQYAAERFIEVIPEIDMPGHATSAVKAYPEFSGSGSKRYPHFTFNPGKEGTYTFLTNILKEITALFPSKYIHIGGDEVHFGNEQWNHLTEIGELMRTERLNDLVAVEHYFLNRMSDSIRTLGKTVMGWDEVVTAGLPVSNTVVMWWRQERPEQLEKAISKGYEIVLCPRLPLYLDFVQHPLHQYGRKWSKGEYAPMERVYHFPGTGYTSGISVATPLVKGLQGNVWTERIHTSERLQFMVYPRLSALAEAAWTQDRSKNYENFNLRMDRMMEIYKKSGIVFFDYKNPDSSPEVAGPEMRKKD, from the coding sequence ATGATTAATAATAAATATCAAATTTGTTCTGTGGTAAATAATCGTATTATAGCCTTCCTTTTCTTTTTATCCCTTTCATTTGTCATAGGCAATGCTCAGGGAATTATACCTTTTCCCAATCATTATGAACAAAGGGAAGGCGTGTCAATAGTTCCTCAAGTAATCACTGTCTCGGCCGAATCAGGGGAATTCAGCTCCCTGATTCCCGGATTTGTGGAAACGCTGGAAAATTTTTCCTTGCAAGCAAAGAAGACAGGGAAAAAGGGATGGATACAATTAGTCAGAAACGCAGTCTGTCACAATCCCGAAGAATACCGGTTGATAGTTTCCCCCACAGGTATTATTATTGAAGCCGGATGTGCAAACGGTTGTTTTTACGGGTTGCAGTCGGCTTTTCAGTTGATAAACAGTGCCGGGGCAGTAGGCTCCATTCCATGTGCCGTCATTCGTGACAATCCCCGTTATGGCTGGCGCGGTTTGATGCTGGATGAATCCCGCCATTTTATGGGAAAAGCCGAAGTGAAGAAATTACTCGACTTGATGGCGTTGCACAAACTAAATAAATTCCACTGGCACCTTACCGACTCCCAGGGGTGGAGAATCGAAATCAAGCAGTATCCCCTATTGACTTCCGTGGGAGCCATCGGCAACCTCACCGATCCGGATGCCCCGGCTCAATATTACACACAGGCCGAAATAGCCGAAATAGTGCAATATGCGGCAGAGCGGTTTATCGAAGTCATTCCCGAAATAGATATGCCGGGACATGCCACCTCCGCGGTTAAAGCCTATCCCGAGTTCAGCGGCAGCGGTTCAAAGCGGTATCCCCACTTTACTTTTAATCCGGGGAAAGAGGGCACCTATACGTTTCTAACAAATATTCTAAAAGAGATAACCGCTCTTTTTCCTTCAAAATATATCCATATAGGCGGAGATGAGGTGCACTTTGGCAATGAGCAGTGGAATCACTTGACTGAAATCGGAGAGCTGATGAGAACAGAACGACTCAACGACCTGGTGGCAGTGGAACACTACTTCCTGAACAGGATGTCGGACTCCATCCGTACGCTGGGTAAAACCGTTATGGGATGGGATGAAGTGGTCACTGCCGGCTTGCCCGTGTCCAATACGGTGGTGATGTGGTGGCGTCAAGAGAGGCCTGAACAGCTTGAAAAAGCGATAAGTAAAGGTTATGAAATAGTGCTGTGTCCGCGGCTGCCCCTCTATTTGGATTTCGTCCAGCATCCGTTGCATCAATACGGCCGGAAATGGTCGAAAGGCGAGTACGCACCCATGGAAAGGGTCTATCATTTTCCCGGTACGGGTTACACTTCAGGCATATCTGTGGCTACACCATTGGTCAAAGGCCTGCAAGGGAATGTATGGACAGAAAGAATTCATACGTCCGAGCGGTTACAGTTTATGGTATATCCCCGGCTGTCGGCATTGGCGGAAGCCGCATGGACGCAAGATCGGTCAAAAAATTACGAGAACTTCAATTTGCGGATGGACAGGATGATGGAAATTTACAAAAAATCCGGCATCGTTTTCTTCGATTATAAAAACCCCGATTCAAGTCCTGAAGTTGCAGGGCCGGAAATGAGAAAAAAAGATTGA
- a CDS encoding alkaline phosphatase family protein: MKRIHVGLVLFLLYLLSVNISTLSAKEPERVILFMIDGMHWQAPEKLNMPVLNSLIKGGTYVRKSYMIIPHHPTVGDYSLSNSCSFPNPMLHEGTIFLSPKNKMIQEMISPKQQTAFVVNTTAYRSVGRGFSTCIMDNSLTDDQTVQQAINLLESQEIRFMRVHLQSPGSLGTNIAMFSEGKPYARDVFGEGSPYVEAIENADRLLGELIDYLKTAGKWESTVLIVTSDHGQSKVGWHPMLDEDSWVTPLVFGGTGIARGRELPYFEHTDLAPTIARLLGVEAPNTGGGAGKAVEEIMAKTDASSYHPARYIKTINQQIRQYNILYAQLVLVAEKNNYVANIISSLSNEYLTPEPFYHQDRITEWHRAGSTEHLIEANEDVLHKMKETLLIK, from the coding sequence ATGAAAAGAATACATGTAGGTTTGGTATTGTTTCTGCTGTATCTCTTGTCGGTGAATATATCGACTTTATCGGCGAAGGAGCCTGAAAGGGTGATCCTGTTCATGATTGACGGAATGCACTGGCAGGCGCCGGAAAAATTGAATATGCCGGTGCTTAATTCCCTGATAAAGGGAGGGACGTACGTGCGGAAATCGTACATGATCATTCCCCATCACCCCACGGTGGGGGATTACAGTCTGTCGAACAGTTGCTCCTTTCCCAACCCGATGCTGCATGAAGGCACCATCTTCCTGAGCCCGAAGAATAAAATGATCCAGGAGATGATCTCCCCGAAGCAACAGACGGCATTCGTGGTGAACACGACCGCCTATCGTTCCGTGGGAAGGGGTTTCTCCACCTGTATCATGGATAACTCGCTGACGGATGATCAGACGGTACAACAGGCCATCAACCTGCTGGAAAGCCAGGAGATCCGTTTTATGCGCGTTCACCTGCAAAGCCCGGGATCCCTAGGTACGAATATAGCCATGTTCAGTGAAGGGAAGCCTTATGCGAGAGATGTTTTCGGAGAGGGTTCTCCTTATGTCGAAGCCATTGAGAATGCCGACAGACTGCTGGGAGAGTTGATCGATTACCTGAAAACGGCAGGAAAATGGGAGAGTACCGTTTTAATAGTAACCTCCGATCACGGACAGAGTAAGGTGGGATGGCATCCCATGCTCGACGAGGATAGCTGGGTGACGCCGTTGGTCTTTGGCGGAACCGGAATCGCCCGGGGACGTGAACTCCCTTACTTTGAGCATACCGACCTTGCGCCGACAATTGCCCGGCTGTTGGGCGTGGAAGCCCCGAACACCGGCGGCGGGGCGGGAAAAGCCGTGGAAGAGATCATGGCAAAAACGGACGCATCATCCTATCATCCAGCCCGATATATCAAAACCATCAATCAGCAAATCCGGCAATACAATATTCTGTATGCCCAATTGGTTTTGGTTGCCGAGAAGAATAACTATGTGGCCAATATTATCTCCTCCCTCTCCAATGAATACCTGACGCCCGAGCCGTTTTACCATCAGGACAGGATAACGGAGTGGCACAGGGCGGGTTCAACGGAACACCTGATAGAGGCCAACGAGGACGTATTGCATAAAATGAAAGAAACATTGCTGATCAAATAA